Proteins co-encoded in one Arthrobacter globiformis genomic window:
- a CDS encoding helix-turn-helix domain-containing protein: MPATTIRPANQSLTSSVAASFDHWRHLVAQSFVPLAAETNRPEQFRGRMRSRVLDRTCIVEVSASGHSVHRTPALLAQSNQRYFKLNLQLEGTGLLIQDNREAVLRPGDLAIYDTNRPYTLAFEEQARMMVVMFPHDSLSLPPDYVGQLSAVRLASESGLAGIVGPFITQLAGNLEALSGPSGSRLAANTLDLVSTMLHSELDLAADSMKPQAVLATSVRDYIEANLADPQLSPASIAAAHFISTRHLHNVFHESGSTVASWIRSRRLERVRRDLRDPLHSGTSVGAVAARWGFLDAAHFSRTFRDAFGESPSDWRRGA; the protein is encoded by the coding sequence ATGCCAGCAACCACCATCCGCCCCGCGAACCAGAGCCTCACCTCCAGCGTGGCCGCCTCCTTTGACCATTGGAGGCACCTCGTAGCGCAGTCCTTTGTGCCGCTGGCCGCCGAAACGAACCGGCCCGAGCAGTTCCGCGGCCGCATGCGCTCCAGGGTGCTGGACCGCACCTGCATCGTGGAAGTTTCGGCTTCGGGCCACAGCGTCCACCGCACACCGGCACTTCTGGCGCAGTCCAACCAGCGCTATTTCAAGCTCAACCTCCAGCTGGAGGGCACCGGGCTCCTCATCCAGGACAACCGCGAGGCGGTGCTCCGCCCCGGCGACCTGGCCATCTATGACACCAACCGCCCGTACACGCTGGCGTTCGAAGAGCAGGCCCGCATGATGGTGGTCATGTTCCCGCACGATTCCCTGTCGCTGCCGCCGGACTATGTGGGACAGCTGTCGGCAGTCCGCCTGGCCAGCGAGTCGGGCTTGGCGGGCATTGTGGGGCCATTCATCACGCAGCTCGCCGGCAACCTGGAGGCACTCAGCGGGCCGAGCGGTTCCCGGCTCGCGGCCAACACCCTGGACCTCGTCTCCACCATGCTCCATTCGGAACTGGACCTGGCTGCGGACAGCATGAAGCCCCAGGCGGTGCTGGCGACGTCGGTCCGTGACTACATTGAGGCGAACCTCGCTGACCCGCAGCTGTCGCCGGCCAGCATTGCCGCGGCGCACTTTATTTCGACCCGCCACCTGCACAACGTCTTCCACGAATCCGGCAGCACGGTTGCCAGCTGGATCCGGAGCCGCCGGCTGGAACGGGTCCGCCGGGACCTCAGGGACCCGCTGCACTCGGGCACCTCCGTGGGAGCCGTGGCAGCACGGTGGGGATTCCTGGACGCCGCGCATTTCAGCCGCACGTTCCGGGACGCCTTCGGCGAATCACCCAGCGACTGGCGGCGCGGCGCCTAG
- the pstA gene encoding phosphate ABC transporter permease PstA: MTSTLTPVRKRSALTKGQLPKYAPYVVLGVALVLGAAILALIGFNAFGWGVVTAILFAAGLVGWSAAVEGARKAKDKLATCLVVGAFLIALLPLISVIWTVMVNGIPGVLKPGFLGTSMNGVTGVFDNRAADGTGPVIGGIYHALVGTVQITLLATVISVPVGLLTAIYLVEYGNDRPLARAITFFVDVMTGIPSIVAGLFAAAFFFAVVGPGTKTGAVAAVALSVLMIPVVVRSSEEMLKIVPNELREASYALGVRKWRTILKVVIPTAISGIASGVTLAIARVIGETAPILVTAGFATSINKNVFGGWMASLPTFIYTQILNPTSPSNPDPSAQRAWGAALVLIILVMLLNLGARLIARVFAPKTGR, encoded by the coding sequence ATGACCTCCACCCTGACCCCGGTCCGCAAGCGGTCCGCCCTGACCAAGGGCCAGCTGCCCAAGTACGCCCCTTACGTGGTCCTGGGCGTCGCGCTGGTCCTCGGTGCCGCCATCCTTGCCCTGATCGGATTCAATGCCTTCGGCTGGGGAGTGGTCACCGCCATCCTGTTCGCCGCAGGACTCGTCGGATGGAGCGCCGCCGTTGAGGGCGCGCGCAAGGCCAAGGACAAGCTCGCCACCTGCCTCGTAGTGGGCGCCTTCCTGATCGCCCTGCTCCCGCTGATCTCCGTCATCTGGACCGTCATGGTCAACGGCATCCCGGGAGTGCTCAAGCCCGGCTTCCTGGGGACCTCGATGAACGGCGTCACCGGTGTGTTCGACAACCGGGCGGCGGATGGCACCGGGCCGGTCATCGGCGGCATCTACCACGCGCTCGTGGGCACCGTGCAGATCACCCTGCTGGCCACCGTCATCTCCGTTCCGGTGGGCCTGCTGACGGCGATCTACCTTGTCGAATACGGCAATGACCGCCCGCTGGCCCGCGCCATCACATTCTTCGTGGACGTCATGACCGGCATCCCGTCCATCGTCGCCGGCCTCTTCGCTGCTGCGTTCTTCTTCGCGGTGGTAGGGCCCGGCACCAAGACCGGCGCCGTCGCCGCGGTCGCACTGTCCGTGCTGATGATCCCGGTGGTGGTCCGCTCCAGCGAGGAAATGCTGAAGATCGTGCCCAACGAGCTCCGCGAGGCCTCCTACGCGCTGGGCGTCCGCAAGTGGCGGACCATCCTCAAGGTGGTCATTCCGACGGCGATCTCCGGCATTGCGTCCGGCGTCACCCTGGCGATCGCCCGGGTTATCGGCGAGACGGCACCCATCCTGGTGACTGCCGGGTTCGCGACGAGCATCAACAAGAACGTGTTCGGCGGGTGGATGGCTTCGCTGCCCACGTTCATCTACACCCAGATCCTGAACCCCACCTCCCCGTCCAACCCCGATCCGTCGGCGCAGCGGGCATGGGGTGCGGCCCTGGTCCTCATCATCCTGGTGATGCTGCTCAACCTCGGCGCCCGCCTAATTGCCCGGGTCTTCGCCCCGAAGACAGGCCGCTAG
- a CDS encoding TetR/AcrR family transcriptional regulator, which translates to MPKIVDHDERRLELVDATWRIIAQMGIESATMREIATEAGFANGALKPYFPTKDTLLTFAFGHVFNRTNERIAEVTSGLSGLAALRAFCLEVLPLDEERINEARIVIPFWQKAINDPGKAQIHRESMQQWLDAIRRHLAEARDSGDVSTAVDDDSLAGQLLNMLLGAQIAAALLPEGQTELGLDGQLEGFLSLLTR; encoded by the coding sequence GTGCCAAAGATTGTTGACCACGACGAGCGCCGCTTGGAACTCGTCGATGCAACCTGGCGGATCATCGCCCAGATGGGCATTGAAAGCGCCACGATGCGGGAAATCGCCACCGAGGCGGGCTTCGCAAACGGCGCCCTCAAGCCGTACTTTCCCACCAAGGACACGCTGCTGACCTTCGCGTTCGGGCACGTCTTCAACCGGACCAACGAGCGCATCGCCGAAGTCACCTCGGGGCTTTCGGGGCTGGCAGCCCTGCGGGCCTTCTGCCTCGAAGTGCTCCCGCTGGATGAGGAACGGATCAATGAAGCCCGCATCGTCATCCCCTTCTGGCAGAAGGCCATCAACGATCCCGGCAAGGCGCAGATCCACCGCGAATCGATGCAGCAGTGGCTGGATGCGATCCGGCGCCACCTGGCGGAGGCCAGGGACAGCGGAGACGTAAGTACCGCCGTCGACGACGACAGCCTGGCCGGCCAGCTGCTCAACATGCTGCTGGGCGCCCAGATCGCAGCAGCACTGCTTCCCGAGGGCCAGACGGAGCTCGGCCTGGACGGGCAGCTTGAGGGCTTCCTTTCCCTGCTGACCCGCTAG
- a CDS encoding primary-amine oxidase — translation MTLSITETASPFRLASAADISAVQGILRSGGLLGPEKRIAYLGLLDPARGTGSESEDRRFRVFLHDVSGARPQDVTVSVTSGTVVSAVELDTAATGELPVLEEEFEVVEQLLAADERWLKALAARNLDVSKVRVAPLSAGVFGYAEEKGRRILRGLAFVQDFPEDSAWAHPVDGLVAYVDVVSKEVTQVIDLGPVPVPAEHGNYTDPELTGPLRTTQKPISITQPEGPSFTVTGGNHIEWEKWSLDVGFDVREGVVLHNIGFRDGDRLRPIISRASIAEMVVPYGDPSPIRSWQNYFDTGEYLVGQYANSLELGCDCLGDITYLSPVISDTFGNPREIRNGICMHEEDWGILAKHSDLWSGINYTRRNRRMVISFFTTIGNYDYGFYWYLYLDGTIEFEAKATGVVFTSAFPEGGSDNISQLAPGLGAPFHQHIFSARLDMAIDGFTNRVEEEDVVRQAMGPGNERGNAFSRKRTVLTRESEAVRESDARTGRTWIISNPESRNRLGEPVGYKLHAHNQPTLMADPESSIARRAAFATKDLWVTRYAEDERYPTGDFVNQNSGGAGLPSYIAQDRDIDGQDIVVWHTFGLTHFPRVEDWPIMPVDTVGFKLRPEGFFDRSPVLDVPANSSQSGSHCHG, via the coding sequence ATGACGCTCTCCATCACAGAAACAGCCAGCCCGTTCCGCCTTGCCTCAGCCGCGGACATCAGTGCGGTGCAGGGCATTCTTCGCTCCGGCGGCCTCCTTGGCCCGGAGAAGCGCATTGCCTACCTGGGCCTCCTTGACCCTGCCCGCGGCACCGGCAGTGAGTCGGAAGACCGGCGGTTTCGGGTCTTTCTCCACGACGTCTCCGGCGCCCGGCCCCAGGACGTCACTGTCTCGGTCACCAGCGGCACGGTAGTCTCCGCCGTCGAACTCGACACCGCGGCAACCGGCGAACTGCCGGTTTTGGAAGAGGAGTTCGAGGTGGTTGAGCAGCTCCTGGCCGCCGACGAGCGGTGGCTGAAGGCCCTGGCCGCACGGAACCTGGACGTCAGCAAAGTCCGGGTTGCACCGCTGTCCGCCGGAGTCTTCGGGTACGCGGAGGAGAAGGGCCGCCGGATCCTTCGCGGGCTCGCCTTCGTACAGGACTTCCCCGAGGACAGCGCCTGGGCCCACCCGGTGGACGGGCTGGTGGCCTACGTGGACGTGGTCAGCAAGGAAGTCACCCAGGTCATTGACCTTGGCCCGGTGCCAGTCCCGGCAGAGCACGGCAATTACACCGATCCCGAGCTCACGGGCCCGCTCCGCACCACCCAGAAGCCCATCAGCATCACCCAGCCCGAAGGCCCCAGCTTCACGGTGACCGGCGGCAACCACATCGAGTGGGAAAAGTGGAGCCTGGACGTCGGCTTTGACGTCCGCGAGGGCGTGGTGCTGCACAACATCGGCTTCCGGGACGGGGACCGCCTCCGGCCCATCATCAGCCGCGCGTCGATCGCCGAGATGGTGGTGCCTTACGGCGATCCGTCCCCGATCAGGTCATGGCAGAACTACTTCGACACGGGGGAGTACCTGGTGGGTCAGTACGCCAACTCCCTGGAACTGGGCTGCGACTGCCTCGGCGACATCACTTACCTCAGCCCCGTCATCAGCGACACCTTCGGCAACCCCCGCGAGATCCGCAACGGCATCTGCATGCACGAGGAGGACTGGGGCATCCTGGCCAAACACAGCGACCTCTGGTCCGGCATCAACTACACCCGCCGGAACCGCCGCATGGTGATCTCCTTCTTCACCACCATCGGCAACTACGACTACGGCTTCTACTGGTACCTCTACCTCGACGGCACCATCGAATTCGAAGCCAAAGCCACCGGCGTAGTCTTCACGTCCGCATTCCCGGAAGGCGGCTCGGACAACATCTCCCAGCTGGCCCCGGGGCTGGGAGCGCCGTTCCACCAGCACATCTTCAGCGCCCGCCTGGACATGGCCATCGACGGCTTCACCAACCGGGTGGAGGAAGAGGACGTGGTCCGGCAGGCCATGGGCCCGGGCAACGAGCGCGGCAACGCGTTCTCCCGGAAGCGCACCGTGCTGACCCGTGAGTCGGAGGCAGTCCGCGAGAGCGATGCCCGCACCGGCCGGACCTGGATCATCTCCAACCCCGAATCCCGCAACCGCCTGGGAGAGCCGGTGGGCTACAAGCTGCACGCCCACAACCAGCCCACCCTGATGGCCGACCCCGAGTCCTCCATTGCGCGCCGGGCCGCCTTTGCCACCAAGGACCTGTGGGTCACCCGCTACGCCGAAGACGAGCGCTACCCGACCGGCGACTTCGTCAACCAGAACTCCGGCGGCGCGGGTCTTCCCTCCTACATCGCCCAGGACCGCGACATCGACGGCCAGGACATCGTCGTGTGGCACACCTTCGGCCTGACCCACTTCCCGCGCGTGGAGGACTGGCCCATCATGCCGGTGGACACCGTCGGCTTCAAGCTCCGCCCCGAGGGCTTCTTCGACCGCAGCCCCGTCCTGGACGTCCCGGCAAACTCCAGCCAGTCCGGCTCCCACTGCCACGGCTAG
- the pstB gene encoding phosphate ABC transporter ATP-binding protein PstB, with the protein MSKRIDVKDLNVYYGNFLAVEDVSINIEAKSVTAFIGPSGCGKSTFLRTLNRMHEVLPGARVEGEVLLDGDNLYGPGVDPVTVRSQIGMVFQRPNPFPTMSIRDNVLAGVKLNNQKMSKGEADALVERSLQGANLWNEVKDRLEKPGSGLSGGQQQRLCIARAIAVEPQVILMDEPCSALDPISTLAVEDLIDELKDQYTVVIVTHNMQQAARVSDKTAFFNIAGTGKPGKLIEFAETSTIFNNPSQKATEDYVSGRFG; encoded by the coding sequence ATGTCCAAGCGCATCGACGTCAAAGACCTGAACGTGTACTACGGCAATTTCCTGGCCGTGGAAGACGTCAGCATCAACATCGAGGCCAAGTCCGTCACGGCGTTCATCGGCCCCTCGGGCTGCGGCAAGTCCACCTTCCTGCGCACGCTGAACCGCATGCACGAGGTGCTGCCGGGCGCCCGCGTTGAGGGCGAGGTGCTGCTCGACGGCGACAACCTGTACGGGCCAGGCGTGGACCCGGTGACCGTGCGCTCCCAGATCGGCATGGTGTTCCAGCGGCCCAACCCGTTCCCCACCATGTCCATCCGGGACAACGTCCTGGCCGGCGTGAAACTGAACAACCAGAAGATGTCCAAGGGCGAGGCCGATGCCCTGGTGGAGCGTTCCCTGCAGGGCGCCAACCTGTGGAACGAGGTCAAGGACCGCCTGGAGAAGCCGGGCTCGGGACTGTCCGGCGGCCAGCAGCAGCGCCTCTGCATCGCCCGCGCCATTGCCGTGGAGCCGCAGGTGATCCTCATGGATGAGCCGTGTTCCGCGCTGGACCCGATCTCCACCCTGGCCGTTGAGGACCTCATCGACGAGCTCAAGGACCAGTACACCGTGGTCATCGTGACCCACAACATGCAGCAGGCTGCCCGCGTCTCGGACAAGACGGCGTTCTTCAACATCGCCGGCACCGGCAAACCGGGCAAGCTCATAGAGTTCGCCGAGACCAGCACCATCTTCAACAACCCGAGCCAGAAGGCCACCGAGGACTACGTCTCCGGCCGCTTCGGATAA
- a CDS encoding D-TA family PLP-dependent enzyme gives MTIPQEIDTPDIMIDVDILDRNIERMASAVRARGLSLRPHAKTHKIPEIAVRQIAAGASGLTVATIGEAEVFAAAGVGNLFIAYPLWISPQKAERLRRLSQTAQIAVGVDSVEGATTLGSGLGSAAGSISALVEVDSGHHRSGVHPESVVPVAEAAARAGLKFAGVFTFPGHSYAPGMPVEAARQEQQALNRASEVLAAAGFDTICRSGGSTPTAMLTGNSAATEVRPGVYVFGDAQQLELGRCAAEDIALTVAATVVSHHAIPAGGPARFIIDAGSKILGSDRPAWASGFGRLLDHPDARITALSEHHATVEWPDPATAPAIGHRLRVIPNHVCLAMNLVDDVAVVSGGALVDRWVVAARGKNK, from the coding sequence GTGACCATCCCGCAGGAAATCGATACGCCGGACATCATGATTGACGTCGACATCCTCGACCGGAACATCGAGCGGATGGCGTCAGCCGTCCGGGCACGCGGCCTGAGCCTGCGCCCGCATGCGAAAACGCACAAGATTCCCGAAATCGCCGTCCGCCAGATCGCAGCCGGAGCCTCCGGACTGACGGTGGCCACTATCGGCGAAGCTGAAGTGTTCGCGGCTGCCGGAGTTGGCAACCTCTTCATCGCCTACCCCCTCTGGATTTCGCCGCAGAAGGCAGAGCGGCTTCGGCGCCTGTCGCAAACTGCGCAGATCGCCGTCGGCGTGGACTCCGTGGAGGGAGCAACCACGCTGGGATCCGGACTGGGAAGTGCCGCGGGGAGCATCAGCGCCCTCGTGGAAGTCGACAGCGGCCACCACCGCAGCGGCGTCCATCCGGAATCCGTCGTTCCGGTCGCCGAAGCAGCAGCGCGCGCTGGACTGAAATTCGCGGGAGTCTTCACCTTCCCGGGACACAGCTACGCACCGGGCATGCCGGTCGAGGCGGCCAGGCAGGAGCAGCAGGCCCTGAACCGGGCGTCCGAGGTTCTTGCCGCGGCAGGATTCGACACCATCTGCCGCAGCGGCGGCTCCACCCCGACGGCGATGCTGACCGGAAATTCGGCTGCCACCGAGGTGCGCCCGGGCGTCTACGTCTTTGGCGACGCCCAGCAGTTGGAGTTGGGGCGGTGCGCCGCCGAGGACATCGCACTGACGGTGGCGGCCACCGTGGTCAGCCACCATGCAATCCCCGCGGGCGGTCCGGCACGTTTCATCATCGACGCCGGCAGCAAGATTCTCGGCAGCGACCGGCCCGCGTGGGCAAGCGGCTTCGGACGGCTGCTGGACCACCCCGATGCCCGGATCACAGCACTGTCGGAGCACCACGCAACTGTCGAATGGCCCGATCCCGCGACTGCGCCCGCCATCGGGCACCGGCTGCGCGTTATCCCCAACCACGTGTGCCTCGCAATGAACCTGGTGGACGACGTCGCCGTGGTCAGCGGCGGCGCGCTCGTGGACCGCTGGGTGGTGGCAGCCCGGGGCAAGAACAAGTAA
- the pstS gene encoding phosphate ABC transporter substrate-binding protein PstS, which translates to MKALRFGRHAAIAVIAAGALALTACGSDNATNTAPAGSASAAGTKVTGTLTGIGSSAQGAAMDVWKTNFASANQGATVQYSPDGSGAGRKAILDGSAQFAGSDAYLKDEELASAKKVCGPEGAIEIPVYISPIAIAFNLPDITELKLDAPTAAKIFRGEIAKWNDPAIAALNPDAKLPDLAVTPVSRSDDSGTTKNFTEYLSAAAPDVWKDKADGIWPASLKGENAKGTSGVVKTVTDTPGAVTYADDSAVGGKLGIAQIKVGSEFVKISPEAASKAVDAGKAVEGRADTDGAIKLDRTTTEAGAYPVVLVSYHIVCSTYDKQETVDLVKAFETYVVSEEGQKAAAESAKSAPISAALAEKAVKAIDSIKVKS; encoded by the coding sequence GTGAAGGCACTCCGCTTCGGCCGCCACGCGGCAATCGCTGTTATCGCCGCTGGCGCACTCGCGCTCACCGCCTGTGGTTCAGACAATGCCACGAACACCGCCCCGGCCGGCAGCGCCTCCGCCGCCGGTACCAAGGTCACCGGCACCCTGACCGGCATCGGCTCCTCCGCGCAGGGCGCGGCCATGGATGTCTGGAAGACCAACTTCGCCTCCGCCAACCAGGGCGCCACCGTGCAGTACTCCCCGGACGGCTCCGGCGCCGGGCGCAAGGCCATCCTCGACGGTTCGGCACAGTTCGCCGGTTCCGACGCCTACCTGAAGGACGAGGAACTGGCTTCGGCCAAGAAGGTCTGCGGCCCCGAGGGTGCCATCGAGATCCCCGTCTACATTTCGCCGATCGCCATTGCCTTCAACCTGCCGGACATCACCGAGCTGAAGCTGGACGCCCCCACGGCGGCCAAGATCTTCCGTGGCGAGATCGCCAAGTGGAACGACCCCGCCATCGCAGCACTGAACCCGGACGCCAAGCTCCCTGACCTCGCCGTCACCCCGGTGAGCCGCTCTGACGACTCCGGCACCACCAAGAACTTCACCGAGTACCTCTCCGCTGCGGCTCCCGATGTCTGGAAGGACAAGGCCGACGGCATCTGGCCTGCATCCCTCAAGGGCGAGAACGCCAAGGGCACGTCCGGCGTCGTCAAGACCGTCACCGACACCCCGGGCGCCGTGACCTACGCCGATGACTCCGCCGTTGGCGGCAAGCTGGGCATCGCCCAGATCAAGGTCGGTTCCGAGTTCGTCAAGATCTCCCCGGAAGCTGCCTCCAAGGCAGTCGACGCCGGCAAGGCTGTTGAAGGCCGCGCCGACACCGACGGTGCCATCAAGCTTGACCGCACCACCACCGAGGCCGGCGCCTACCCGGTGGTCCTGGTTTCCTACCACATCGTCTGCTCCACGTACGACAAGCAGGAAACCGTTGACCTGGTCAAGGCTTTCGAGACCTACGTAGTTTCCGAAGAGGGCCAGAAGGCTGCCGCCGAGTCCGCCAAGTCGGCTCCGATCTCCGCCGCCCTGGCCGAGAAGGCCGTCAAGGCCATCGATTCCATCAAGGTCAAGTCGTAA
- a CDS encoding inorganic phosphate transporter produces the protein MTLFIFALVVLLSAAFAFINGFRDVSTSVALAVRTRALTPTVAVLLAALFNLIGSLLSAALAVAISQNWVILPPGDSGLTIIAAGLASACAWGIFLWWRGVPSSSTHALVGGLAGAGTASVVVGGNSVGGVDQSLLFQVVLPLALSPVVAFVAAYLLVFPVTWAARYAQPNVVNKRFRAAQSIAAGAVAFGHGLQDGQRISAVLILALLAAGYSDGGSLPLWAALLSAAMITVGTLFGGWRISHTIGYRLTRIDPLRGVVAQGFSALLLFIGAIGLHWPLSTTHTVTSSVLGAGENQHFATSHRKLVIRILSLWVLTPAATAAGAFVLELALSPLIAA, from the coding sequence GTGACGCTGTTCATCTTCGCCCTGGTGGTGCTCCTTAGCGCGGCATTTGCCTTCATCAACGGCTTCCGGGACGTGTCCACGTCTGTGGCCCTGGCCGTGCGCACGCGCGCCCTGACCCCCACCGTCGCCGTCCTGCTGGCCGCCCTTTTCAACCTCATAGGTTCCCTTCTAAGCGCCGCGCTGGCGGTGGCCATCAGCCAGAACTGGGTTATTCTTCCGCCGGGGGACAGCGGCCTGACCATCATCGCCGCGGGCCTCGCCAGCGCGTGCGCCTGGGGCATTTTCCTGTGGTGGCGGGGCGTTCCCTCCTCCTCCACGCATGCCCTGGTAGGTGGACTGGCGGGCGCCGGAACCGCCAGCGTGGTGGTGGGCGGCAACTCTGTGGGCGGTGTGGACCAGTCGCTCCTGTTCCAGGTGGTCCTCCCCCTGGCCCTCTCGCCTGTTGTTGCCTTCGTCGCCGCCTACCTGCTGGTGTTTCCCGTTACCTGGGCTGCGCGCTATGCCCAGCCGAACGTGGTCAACAAGCGGTTCCGGGCCGCCCAGTCCATTGCCGCCGGCGCCGTGGCCTTTGGCCACGGGCTGCAGGATGGCCAGCGGATCAGCGCAGTACTCATCCTGGCGCTGCTGGCCGCCGGCTACTCCGACGGCGGCTCGCTTCCCCTGTGGGCGGCGCTGCTGTCCGCGGCCATGATTACGGTGGGCACCCTCTTTGGCGGCTGGCGCATCTCGCACACCATTGGCTACCGGCTCACCCGGATCGATCCGCTGCGCGGTGTGGTGGCCCAGGGCTTCAGCGCCCTCCTGCTGTTTATTGGCGCCATCGGGCTGCACTGGCCCCTTTCCACCACCCACACGGTGACGTCCTCCGTGCTCGGCGCAGGCGAAAACCAGCACTTCGCCACCAGCCACCGCAAACTGGTGATCCGGATCCTGTCGCTGTGGGTCCTGACGCCGGCAGCCACGGCCGCGGGCGCCTTCGTCCTCGAGCTGGCACTCTCCCCGCTCATCGCCGCCTAA
- a CDS encoding flavin reductase family protein: METSGPLDARQLGEGPPSDADVDLYRRLSSDITAGVAVVSTRVRNRDYAATVSGFLPVSYDPPTMLVSLYAESRIGEAVKEAGTWALSVLSGKHQGTATWLASPGTPLHGLLAQVPFRRGPATGSAIIDGCLAYFELRTVSVHPAATHLLVVGEVEAMGSGAEPSEAPDPLVHFGSEFRRLAP, translated from the coding sequence ATGGAAACTTCAGGGCCGCTGGACGCGCGCCAGTTGGGTGAGGGGCCGCCGTCGGACGCCGACGTGGACCTGTACCGCAGGCTGAGTTCGGACATCACTGCCGGGGTCGCGGTGGTTTCCACCCGGGTGCGGAACCGTGACTATGCCGCCACGGTCAGCGGCTTCCTCCCGGTATCCTACGATCCGCCCACGATGCTGGTCAGCTTGTACGCGGAATCCCGCATTGGCGAGGCCGTGAAAGAGGCGGGCACCTGGGCCCTGAGCGTGCTCTCCGGCAAGCACCAGGGCACGGCGACGTGGCTGGCCAGTCCGGGGACACCGCTGCACGGGCTGCTTGCGCAGGTCCCGTTCCGGCGCGGGCCGGCCACGGGATCCGCGATTATCGACGGCTGCCTCGCCTACTTCGAGCTGCGCACGGTGTCGGTCCATCCTGCCGCCACGCATCTGTTGGTGGTGGGCGAGGTGGAGGCCATGGGCAGCGGCGCGGAACCGTCGGAGGCGCCGGACCCGCTGGTGCATTTCGGCTCGGAGTTCCGCCGGCTGGCACCGTAA
- the pstC gene encoding phosphate ABC transporter permease subunit PstC, with protein sequence MTTTSLTSSRGAGRAGDKVFSGAALAAGCLILAVLFGVALFLVIQAIPAFTAPAADIQGGEGFFAYIWPIVVGTLIAAIIALAIATPVSIGVALFISHFAPRGLASGLGYVIDLLAAIPSVIYGAWGAAFLAPQISPAYGWLAANMGWLPIFHGPASATGKTILTAGIVLSVMVIPIITSLSREIFLQTPKLHEEAALALGATRWEMIKMSVLPFARPGIISAVMLGLGRALGETMAVALVLSSGALTASLIQSGNQTIAAEIALNFPEASGLKVSTLIAAGLVLFVITLAVNMIARWIISRHKEFSGAN encoded by the coding sequence ATGACCACCACCTCCCTGACCAGTTCCCGAGGCGCCGGCCGCGCCGGGGACAAAGTCTTCTCCGGAGCGGCCCTCGCGGCAGGCTGCCTGATCCTTGCCGTACTGTTCGGCGTGGCGCTCTTCCTCGTCATCCAGGCGATTCCCGCCTTCACGGCCCCCGCAGCGGACATCCAGGGCGGCGAGGGCTTCTTCGCCTACATCTGGCCGATCGTCGTCGGCACGCTCATTGCGGCCATCATCGCCCTGGCCATCGCCACGCCGGTGTCCATCGGCGTCGCCCTCTTCATCTCGCACTTCGCCCCGCGCGGCCTCGCGTCCGGCCTCGGCTATGTGATCGACCTGCTCGCCGCGATCCCGTCCGTCATCTACGGTGCCTGGGGCGCCGCCTTCCTGGCCCCCCAGATTTCGCCCGCCTACGGCTGGCTCGCCGCGAACATGGGCTGGCTGCCCATCTTCCACGGTCCGGCCTCTGCCACGGGCAAGACCATCCTGACCGCCGGGATCGTGCTGTCCGTCATGGTGATCCCCATCATCACGTCGCTGTCCCGCGAGATCTTCCTCCAGACCCCCAAGCTGCACGAGGAAGCAGCCCTTGCACTGGGCGCCACCCGCTGGGAAATGATCAAGATGTCGGTGCTGCCCTTCGCCCGCCCGGGCATTATCAGCGCCGTCATGCTGGGCCTCGGCCGCGCCCTGGGTGAAACCATGGCCGTGGCGCTCGTGCTGTCCTCCGGCGCACTGACCGCCAGCCTGATCCAGTCCGGCAACCAGACCATCGCCGCCGAGATCGCCCTGAACTTCCCCGAGGCCAGCGGCCTCAAGGTGAGCACGCTGATCGCTGCGGGCCTGGTCCTGTTCGTGATCACCCTCGCCGTCAACATGATCGCCCGGTGGATCATCAGCCGGCACAAAGAATTCTCGGGAGCCAACTAA